One part of the Truepera radiovictrix DSM 17093 genome encodes these proteins:
- a CDS encoding nitrilase-related carbon-nitrogen hydrolase, protein MIRHALVQFKPHKSQGERNAARLAEVIAQLAGEGVDVLTLPETALTGYFLQAGVREQALTAAEMLALLQRAVRAAGRSEPLDICVGFYERDGGHFYNSALYAELNTPQAGIRHVHRKLFLPTYGVFDEERYVSRGWRLDAFDTRFGRAGMLICEDAWHTSTAAVLALKGADVLYIPTASPVRDLTGAEPANVQRWEDTAKGIAGEHGVYVVTTCLTGFEGGKGFSGGSHVMDPYGALIARAPLFHEHLLLTDLHLESIQAARYENPLLADLRANLPELVRAFQEVSQ, encoded by the coding sequence ATGATTCGCCACGCCCTCGTCCAGTTCAAACCGCACAAGTCGCAAGGGGAGCGCAACGCCGCGCGGCTCGCCGAGGTCATCGCGCAGCTAGCGGGCGAGGGCGTCGACGTGCTGACGCTCCCCGAAACGGCGCTGACGGGCTACTTTTTGCAGGCCGGGGTGCGCGAGCAGGCGCTCACTGCCGCCGAGATGCTGGCGCTCTTGCAGCGGGCCGTGCGCGCGGCGGGGCGCAGCGAACCGCTCGACATCTGCGTGGGTTTTTACGAACGCGACGGCGGCCACTTCTATAACAGCGCGCTCTACGCCGAGCTCAACACCCCGCAAGCGGGTATCCGGCACGTCCACCGTAAGCTCTTTTTGCCGACCTACGGCGTGTTCGACGAGGAGCGCTACGTCTCCCGTGGGTGGCGCCTAGACGCTTTTGACACCCGCTTCGGGCGGGCCGGGATGCTCATCTGCGAGGACGCCTGGCACACCTCGACGGCGGCGGTGCTGGCGCTTAAAGGGGCCGACGTGCTCTACATCCCGACCGCGAGCCCCGTGCGCGACCTTACCGGCGCCGAACCCGCTAATGTGCAGCGCTGGGAGGACACCGCCAAGGGGATCGCGGGCGAGCACGGCGTGTACGTGGTGACGACCTGCTTGACCGGGTTCGAGGGGGGCAAAGGGTTCTCCGGCGGTTCGCACGTGATGGACCCCTACGGGGCTCTCATCGCGCGCGCGCCGCTCTTTCACGAGCACCTGCTTTTGACCGACCTCCACCTCGAGAGCATCCAGGCGGCGCGTTACGAAAACCCGCTTCTAGCCGATCTGCGCGCCAACTTGCCCGAGCTGGTGCGGGCTTTTCAGGAGGTGAGCCAATGA
- a CDS encoding TrmH family RNA methyltransferase, whose amino-acid sequence MSTPLQPQRRRLDSSKNPEVRALAKLKERRARAREGRFLVEGTREVTRALEAGRALERLYVCPERLRDEGRALVARCQAEGAASVTELSPAAFRVLSHREAPDGVIALVRTALTTLRDLQLAADALVLVVDGLEKPGNLGALLRTADGVGAAAVFATGAGTDFENPNVIRSSMGSVFSLPTLRAPAAELLAWLRAQGFRLVAATPHADTLFWDAPYTGRTALLLGTEHDGLSALWLEAADVRVTIPMGGLADSLNVATAGALLLYEALRQRRRRAP is encoded by the coding sequence GTGAGCACACCCCTACAACCCCAGCGCAGGCGGCTCGACTCGAGCAAAAACCCCGAGGTGCGCGCGCTCGCCAAGCTTAAAGAGCGCCGCGCGCGGGCGCGCGAGGGGCGTTTTCTGGTCGAGGGCACCCGCGAGGTGACGCGCGCGCTCGAGGCCGGGCGGGCGCTCGAACGCCTCTACGTCTGCCCCGAAAGGCTCCGCGACGAGGGGCGGGCGCTCGTCGCGCGCTGCCAGGCCGAGGGCGCAGCGAGCGTCACCGAGCTCTCCCCCGCCGCGTTTCGGGTGCTCAGCCACCGCGAGGCGCCCGACGGCGTGATCGCGCTCGTCCGCACCGCGCTCACCACCTTACGTGACCTTCAGCTCGCCGCCGACGCGCTCGTGCTGGTCGTCGACGGGCTCGAGAAACCGGGTAACCTGGGCGCGCTTTTGCGCACCGCCGACGGGGTGGGCGCCGCGGCGGTCTTCGCGACCGGCGCGGGCACCGACTTTGAAAACCCCAACGTGATCCGCTCGAGCATGGGCAGCGTCTTTAGCCTCCCGACGCTGCGCGCCCCCGCGGCCGAGCTGCTGGCGTGGCTCCGCGCGCAGGGGTTTCGCCTGGTCGCCGCCACCCCGCACGCCGACACGCTCTTCTGGGACGCCCCCTACACGGGCCGCACCGCCCTGCTGCTGGGCACCGAGCACGACGGGCTCTCCGCGCTGTGGCTCGAGGCCGCCGACGTCCGGGTCACCATCCCGATGGGCGGCCTTGCCGACTCGCTCAACGTCGCCACGGCCGGGGCGCTCTTGCTGTACGAGGCGCTCCGGCAGCGGCGGCGCCGGGCGCCGTAA
- a CDS encoding universal stress protein, whose translation MIHTDPTLSAVRLAVDGSPYAEAAARYAALLSRRLALPLYAVHVIDTGLLGGASLGDFGSVGGDLGASTLAAPLVELGGAFEPAQGTSVYEALETRARELLGRARELAEGEGAEHVFAEVRAGFAADALLESVGEGELLVLGRQGEGTRDAARLGGVAERVLRRAPGAVLVTPERFREPRRVVFAYDGSEPAAQVLPYAVALAARLELPLAAVSVRGEGREEDPLAGAHLEAVHYAASRRGELTLSKHVLEGEVVPAIVETLQEGDLLAIGAFGEGRLSAFFRGSTTEALLRGAEVPVLLHG comes from the coding sequence ATGATCCACACTGACCCCACCCTGAGCGCCGTCCGCCTCGCCGTCGACGGTTCACCCTACGCGGAGGCCGCGGCGCGCTACGCGGCCCTCTTGAGCCGGCGGCTGGCGCTGCCCCTGTACGCCGTTCACGTGATCGACACGGGCCTTTTGGGGGGCGCTTCCCTGGGCGACTTCGGGAGCGTGGGGGGGGACCTGGGCGCGAGCACGCTCGCTGCGCCCCTCGTAGAGCTAGGGGGCGCGTTCGAGCCGGCGCAGGGGACGTCGGTCTACGAGGCGCTCGAAACGCGCGCCCGCGAGCTCTTGGGGCGCGCCCGAGAGCTCGCCGAAGGTGAGGGCGCCGAGCACGTTTTTGCGGAGGTGCGCGCGGGTTTCGCGGCCGACGCGCTGCTCGAAAGCGTCGGTGAGGGCGAGCTCTTGGTGCTCGGGCGGCAGGGGGAGGGGACGCGCGACGCCGCGCGCCTCGGCGGGGTCGCCGAGCGGGTGCTGCGGCGCGCGCCGGGGGCGGTGCTCGTGACCCCCGAGCGCTTTCGCGAACCCCGCCGGGTGGTCTTCGCCTACGACGGTTCGGAGCCCGCTGCGCAGGTGCTCCCCTACGCGGTCGCGCTCGCCGCCCGCCTCGAGCTGCCGCTCGCCGCCGTCAGCGTGCGGGGGGAGGGCCGCGAGGAGGACCCGCTCGCCGGGGCGCACCTCGAGGCGGTGCACTACGCCGCGAGCCGCCGAGGCGAGCTCACGCTGAGCAAGCACGTGCTCGAGGGGGAGGTCGTACCGGCGATTGTGGAGACCCTCCAAGAGGGCGACCTGCTGGCGATCGGCGCTTTTGGCGAGGGGCGGCTGAGCGCGTTTTTCCGGGGGTCGACGACCGAAGCGCTGCTGCGCGGCGCCGAGGTGCCGGTGCTGCTGCACGGTTGA
- a CDS encoding zinc-dependent alcohol dehydrogenase: MQALMKVAPGVGNVELREIPEPQPGPGEVLLEVKAAGICGTDLHIYDDEFRTQPPVVMGHEVSGRVVALGAGVFGVREGARVTTETYAATCGSCRLCRSGHRNLCAERRSIGSAVHGGFAKYLVVPATNLHELPPGISDEAGALTEPLACVAHAVLGAATVRAGETAVVAGPGAIGLLTLQVLKASGATVIVLGTDADEARLELARRLGAEHTLSVQREDAEALVREVTLDGLGADVVYECSGAGGAAAALLRLVRRRGRYVQIGLFGRPVAWDLDEVCYRELTVTGSNASTPEGWRSALALLRSGQVSTQVLVSNVYPLSAWAEAFTCFREKRGVKVLLKPGA; this comes from the coding sequence ATGCAAGCCCTTATGAAGGTCGCCCCGGGCGTGGGCAACGTCGAGCTCAGGGAGATTCCCGAACCACAACCCGGGCCGGGTGAGGTGCTGCTCGAGGTGAAAGCTGCCGGGATCTGCGGCACCGACCTGCACATCTACGATGACGAATTCCGCACCCAGCCGCCCGTGGTCATGGGCCACGAGGTCTCGGGGCGGGTCGTCGCCCTCGGCGCAGGGGTCTTCGGCGTGCGGGAGGGGGCGCGCGTGACGACCGAGACCTACGCCGCGACCTGCGGCAGCTGCCGGCTCTGCCGCAGCGGCCACCGCAACCTCTGTGCGGAGCGCCGCTCCATCGGCTCGGCGGTCCACGGCGGCTTCGCCAAGTACCTCGTGGTGCCCGCGACGAACCTGCACGAGCTGCCACCGGGGATCAGCGATGAAGCGGGCGCCCTCACCGAACCTTTGGCCTGCGTCGCCCACGCCGTACTGGGGGCCGCTACGGTGCGAGCAGGTGAGACGGCGGTGGTCGCCGGCCCCGGCGCCATCGGGCTCCTGACGCTCCAGGTCCTTAAAGCGTCGGGGGCAACGGTCATCGTGCTCGGCACGGACGCGGACGAGGCGCGTCTCGAGCTCGCCCGGAGGCTCGGCGCCGAGCACACCCTCAGCGTGCAGCGAGAGGACGCGGAGGCGCTCGTACGAGAGGTGACGCTAGACGGCCTCGGCGCCGACGTGGTCTACGAGTGCTCCGGTGCGGGGGGCGCCGCCGCGGCCCTGCTTAGGCTCGTGAGGCGGCGGGGGCGTTACGTGCAGATCGGTCTCTTCGGGCGCCCCGTGGCCTGGGACCTCGACGAGGTGTGCTACCGCGAGCTGACCGTCACGGGGAGCAACGCCAGCACCCCGGAGGGGTGGCGGAGCGCTTTGGCACTCCTCCGCTCGGGTCAGGTGAGCACGCAAGTCCTTGTGAGCAACGTCTACCCGCTCTCGGCGTGGGCGGAGGCGTTTACGTGCTTTCGGGAGAAGCGGGGCGTCAAGGTGCTCCTCAAACCGGGCGCTTGA
- a CDS encoding NAD+ synthase gives MTRAEGRPRKPLALNLELTTDFLVSFLRDEVTRRKGFDRVVVPLSGGIDSAVTAYLAARAFGPENVHALRLPYRASDPDSLAHAQLVVDALGLPAETLDITEMVDAYARLVPDVTPHRLGNVMARVRMIVAFDKAAELGAVHLGTGNKTERFFGYYTWHDVADAAPVSPLGDLFKTQVRALAEHLGVPEAVRRKPPSADLVVGQSDEADLGISYERADTILIHHLSGYGDAYIESLGFSAAEIALVRGLVAKTHWKRALPIHAVVSSTAIGEFYLRPVDY, from the coding sequence ATGACGCGCGCCGAGGGGCGACCGCGAAAGCCCTTGGCGCTCAACCTCGAGCTGACCACCGACTTTTTGGTGAGTTTTTTGCGCGACGAGGTCACGCGGCGCAAGGGCTTTGACCGCGTGGTGGTGCCCCTCTCGGGGGGCATCGACAGCGCCGTGACGGCCTACTTAGCGGCGCGCGCTTTCGGCCCCGAAAACGTCCACGCGCTGCGGCTCCCCTACCGCGCCTCGGACCCCGACTCGCTCGCGCACGCGCAGCTCGTCGTCGACGCGCTCGGGCTCCCCGCAGAGACGCTCGACATCACCGAGATGGTCGACGCGTACGCGCGGCTCGTCCCCGACGTCACCCCGCACCGCTTGGGCAACGTCATGGCGCGCGTGCGGATGATCGTCGCCTTCGACAAGGCCGCCGAACTCGGCGCGGTGCACCTGGGCACCGGCAACAAGACCGAGCGGTTTTTCGGCTACTACACCTGGCACGACGTCGCCGACGCCGCGCCCGTGAGCCCCTTGGGCGACCTTTTCAAGACGCAGGTGCGCGCCCTCGCCGAGCACCTGGGCGTCCCCGAAGCGGTGCGGCGCAAACCCCCGTCGGCCGACCTGGTGGTCGGGCAGTCCGACGAAGCGGACCTCGGCATCTCGTACGAGCGCGCCGACACCATCCTCATCCACCACCTCTCGGGCTACGGCGACGCCTACATCGAGAGCCTCGGCTTCTCCGCTGCGGAGATCGCCCTCGTGCGGGGGCTTGTCGCCAAAACCCACTGGAAGCGCGCGCTGCCGATTCACGCGGTGGTCTCGAGCACCGCCATCGGCGAATTTTACCTGCGCCCAGTGGACTACTAG
- a CDS encoding carbohydrate ABC transporter permease produces MKRAADFFDRHAPWLFPLPALLAILVLIVGPILANFVLATYDFFIGSAPRFVGLANFETALADRRFWNGLVNTFYFTGVAVPLQMLLGLGIALLFNRDMIGKGFVRTLILLPMVATPVAIALIWALMFNPSLGVLNYFLESLGLPRSLWVADARLAIPSLVLVDVWQWSPFVALILLAALQGVPQEYYEAARIDGAGAWQSFWHITLPGIRAAIVVALILRSIDALKTFDIIYVITQGGPGTASETLNVFAFKTGFEFFRAGYAATLLIFLLFVVLGIAVLLNLARRRVA; encoded by the coding sequence TTGAAGCGCGCCGCAGACTTTTTCGACCGGCACGCGCCGTGGCTTTTTCCGCTGCCCGCGCTGCTCGCTATCTTGGTCCTGATCGTCGGCCCCATTCTGGCCAACTTCGTCCTCGCAACTTATGACTTTTTCATCGGGTCGGCGCCGCGCTTCGTGGGGCTCGCCAACTTTGAGACCGCCCTCGCCGACCGCCGCTTTTGGAATGGGCTCGTCAATACCTTCTACTTCACCGGCGTCGCGGTGCCTTTGCAGATGCTCTTGGGTCTCGGCATCGCGCTCCTATTTAACCGCGACATGATCGGTAAGGGGTTCGTGCGCACCCTTATCCTGCTGCCAATGGTGGCGACCCCGGTTGCGATCGCGCTCATCTGGGCGCTGATGTTTAACCCGAGCCTAGGCGTGCTCAACTATTTTCTGGAGTCGCTGGGGCTGCCGCGCTCTCTCTGGGTGGCCGACGCCCGCTTGGCGATTCCGTCACTGGTGCTCGTGGACGTCTGGCAGTGGAGCCCCTTCGTCGCGCTGATCCTGCTCGCGGCCCTCCAAGGCGTCCCGCAGGAGTACTACGAAGCCGCCCGCATCGACGGCGCGGGCGCCTGGCAGAGCTTCTGGCACATCACCCTGCCGGGGATCCGCGCGGCCATCGTCGTGGCCCTTATTTTGCGGAGTATCGACGCCTTAAAAACCTTCGACATCATCTATGTGATCACCCAAGGGGGGCCGGGGACCGCGTCGGAGACCCTCAACGTTTTCGCCTTTAAAACCGGCTTTGAGTTCTTTCGCGCGGGGTACGCCGCGACACTCCTTATCTTTTTGCTTTTCGTCGTGCTCGGCATCGCGGTGCTCTTAAACCTCGCTAGGAGGCGCGTGGCATGA
- a CDS encoding ABC transporter substrate-binding protein, with amino-acid sequence MARTVKRYALVGALSLGSLASLAGAQEFDWRRFEGTNIRFLMNNHPFTDFITPLVPEFEELTGINVTLESFPEDQFRQRRLLEASSGASSLDGYMIQPGQDGAQYLGAGWVRFVDDFVADSTLTNPELDMEDFFEGAISTFETEGGLYGLPLQIESSVLFYRTDLFEEAGLDGPPETMEELREYAEALNGPGMAGFAARGRGANATSQIVNFLYSFGGQWLNDDGTSALDSEASQEALAFYADLLRNYGPPGVVNMSWPEVTSIFAQNQAAMMFDANVFRSIIEDPAQTLDVVRENVAYAPLPEGPAGRVPAVLVWGLSVNHASQNPEASWYFIQWALSKENQLAALLEGVPAARPSAWENEEFQATAPESWIEASQLHYSIGHGDWNPPVVPVPEVRDAYGQAIVAALQGQEVGPALEQANREINAILERSNSAQ; translated from the coding sequence ATGGCACGGACGGTCAAGCGTTACGCACTCGTGGGGGCGCTTTCGCTGGGGTCTTTGGCGAGCCTCGCGGGGGCGCAGGAGTTCGATTGGCGGCGCTTCGAGGGGACCAACATCCGCTTTTTGATGAACAACCACCCCTTTACGGACTTTATCACCCCCCTGGTACCCGAGTTCGAGGAGTTGACGGGCATTAACGTCACGCTCGAGTCCTTTCCCGAAGACCAGTTCCGCCAGCGCCGTCTGCTCGAGGCCAGCAGCGGCGCGAGCAGCTTAGACGGCTACATGATCCAACCCGGCCAGGACGGCGCGCAGTACCTGGGCGCAGGTTGGGTGCGCTTCGTCGACGACTTCGTCGCCGATAGCACCCTCACGAACCCAGAGTTGGATATGGAGGACTTTTTCGAGGGCGCCATCTCTACCTTCGAGACCGAAGGGGGGCTCTACGGCCTGCCTTTGCAGATCGAGTCGAGCGTGCTCTTCTACCGCACCGACCTCTTCGAGGAGGCCGGGCTGGATGGTCCCCCCGAGACGATGGAGGAGCTTCGCGAGTACGCCGAAGCGCTCAACGGCCCCGGTATGGCTGGGTTCGCCGCCCGCGGGCGCGGGGCGAACGCGACAAGCCAGATCGTCAACTTTCTCTACTCGTTCGGCGGTCAGTGGCTGAACGACGACGGCACCTCGGCCTTAGACAGCGAGGCGAGCCAAGAGGCCCTGGCCTTCTACGCCGACTTGCTGCGCAACTACGGCCCTCCGGGCGTGGTCAACATGTCGTGGCCCGAAGTCACCAGCATCTTCGCGCAAAACCAGGCCGCGATGATGTTCGACGCAAACGTGTTCCGTTCGATTATCGAGGACCCCGCGCAGACCCTGGACGTCGTGCGCGAGAACGTCGCCTACGCGCCCCTTCCCGAAGGTCCCGCCGGCCGCGTTCCGGCGGTGCTCGTGTGGGGCCTTAGCGTCAACCACGCCTCGCAAAACCCCGAAGCGTCGTGGTATTTCATCCAGTGGGCGCTTTCAAAAGAGAACCAGCTCGCCGCCCTGCTCGAGGGCGTGCCCGCCGCACGCCCCTCGGCGTGGGAGAACGAAGAGTTCCAGGCGACCGCACCCGAGAGCTGGATCGAGGCCTCGCAGCTACACTACTCGATCGGCCACGGCGACTGGAACCCGCCCGTCGTACCGGTACCCGAAGTGCGCGACGCCTACGGTCAGGCGATCGTCGCCGCCCTGCAGGGGCAGGAAGTCGGCCCCGCCCTGGAGCAGGCCAACCGTGAGATCAACGCCATCCTCGAGCGCTCCAACAGCGCGCAGTAA
- a CDS encoding DUF3084 domain-containing protein, translating into MLYTLTLLLLLTVLAGVIAYAGDLLGAAVGRRRLSLFGWRPKRTGQAVGIAAGVLIMLLTLGVLSLAFRDAASVLLRAQSIGRELAELREQRSALAAEVARLEADLRSGQEELERAQEVISTAERQRDTAREARDAALRDAIRLRQESSELRAEVAELQARAAQLAAQQEQLEQQNALLQQDNAGLRLSNEGLSQQNELLSAQNREFEDTLNNLQNQVVTLQNELQALRVESEQRAQFLRDTVAQLEAASGGELTYRNGEIVYAGVISETDEVEILGALNRFVESARQEVTRRGASDIELRADQLDGLTRAIAASPGDDLVVLVASGNFVAPAPIAVYVEAYPNLQLLARGQLVATRQLHLGTPEAPLSRDALRAELARLSLESLNRLRRVGLFEQVRPSPSDADFDRFSAWLSRLSGPVVIGTVAKEPVFVAGPAELEFVILR; encoded by the coding sequence GTGCTTTACACCCTTACCCTGCTGCTGCTGCTGACCGTGTTGGCGGGTGTGATCGCCTACGCGGGGGACCTCCTGGGGGCGGCGGTAGGGCGGCGGCGCTTGAGCCTCTTCGGTTGGCGCCCCAAACGCACGGGCCAAGCGGTCGGTATCGCTGCTGGGGTGCTGATCATGCTGCTCACGCTGGGGGTTTTGAGCCTCGCCTTTCGGGACGCCGCTAGCGTGCTGCTGCGGGCGCAGAGTATCGGGCGCGAACTCGCCGAGCTGCGCGAGCAGCGGAGCGCGCTGGCCGCTGAGGTCGCGCGCCTAGAGGCCGACTTGCGCTCGGGACAAGAGGAGCTCGAGCGCGCCCAGGAGGTCATCAGCACCGCCGAGCGGCAGCGCGACACCGCTCGCGAGGCGCGCGACGCCGCCCTGCGCGACGCCATCCGGCTCCGGCAGGAGAGCTCGGAGCTGCGCGCCGAGGTCGCCGAGCTGCAGGCGCGCGCGGCGCAGCTCGCGGCGCAGCAAGAGCAGCTCGAGCAGCAGAACGCGCTTTTGCAGCAAGACAACGCGGGCTTAAGGCTCTCGAACGAGGGTTTAAGCCAGCAGAACGAGCTTTTGAGCGCCCAGAACCGCGAGTTCGAGGACACCTTGAACAACCTGCAAAACCAGGTCGTGACGCTGCAAAACGAGCTGCAGGCGCTACGGGTCGAGTCGGAGCAGCGGGCGCAGTTTTTGCGCGACACCGTCGCGCAGCTAGAGGCGGCGAGCGGCGGCGAGCTCACCTACCGAAACGGCGAGATCGTCTACGCCGGGGTGATCTCGGAGACCGACGAGGTCGAGATCCTGGGGGCGCTCAACCGTTTTGTCGAGAGCGCGCGGCAGGAGGTCACCCGGCGCGGGGCCAGCGACATCGAGCTGCGCGCCGATCAGCTTGACGGCCTCACCCGCGCGATCGCCGCTTCGCCGGGCGACGACCTGGTGGTGCTCGTCGCGAGCGGCAACTTCGTCGCACCCGCCCCTATCGCCGTCTACGTCGAGGCGTACCCGAACCTGCAGCTGCTCGCGCGCGGGCAGCTCGTGGCCACCCGGCAGCTGCACCTGGGGACGCCGGAGGCGCCGCTTAGCCGCGACGCGCTCCGCGCCGAACTCGCGCGCCTAAGCCTCGAGAGCCTCAACCGGCTGCGCCGCGTGGGGCTCTTCGAGCAGGTGCGGCCGAGCCCCTCCGACGCCGACTTCGACCGCTTTAGCGCCTGGCTCTCGCGCCTCTCGGGGCCGGTGGTGATCGGTACGGTCGCCAAGGAGCCGGTGTTCGTGGCGGGGCCGGCGGAGCTCGAGTTCGTCATCCTGCGCTAG
- a CDS encoding DUF2256 domain-containing protein codes for MAKARKKADLPTKVCAVCGLPFTWRRKWARDWERVRYCSERCRRAAKRRGERA; via the coding sequence ATGGCGAAGGCGCGGAAAAAGGCCGACTTGCCGACCAAGGTGTGCGCTGTCTGCGGCCTACCCTTTACCTGGCGCAGGAAGTGGGCGCGCGACTGGGAGCGCGTCCGGTACTGCTCGGAGCGCTGCCGGCGGGCGGCGAAGCGGCGGGGCGAGCGGGCGTGA
- the lptB gene encoding LPS export ABC transporter ATP-binding protein, which translates to MSALHDAPAPVSVTARPDRAAEARLSLEASGLVKRYGGRTVVNGVSFRLQRGEIVALLGPNGAGKTTSFYMMVGFVRPNAGRITLGGDDITRWPMYKRARRGLGYLAQEPSAFRKLSVRDNLMAILEFQRLSKAEQARRADELLAEFGLTHLADHRADTLSGGERRRLEIARSLTIEPAFILLDEPFTGVDPKSIREIQLLIADLRSRRGLGVLLTDHSVRETLSIADRVYLMYDGRVIFEGTPEAFAADEAVRTHYLGADFQL; encoded by the coding sequence ATGTCTGCGCTTCACGACGCCCCGGCACCCGTCTCCGTCACCGCTAGGCCCGACAGGGCGGCAGAGGCCCGCCTCAGCCTCGAGGCGAGCGGTCTGGTCAAACGCTACGGGGGCCGGACGGTCGTTAACGGCGTGAGTTTTAGGTTGCAGCGCGGCGAGATCGTGGCGCTCTTGGGCCCTAACGGCGCGGGCAAGACCACGTCGTTTTACATGATGGTCGGGTTTGTGCGTCCCAACGCGGGGCGCATCACCTTGGGCGGCGACGACATCACCCGCTGGCCGATGTACAAGCGGGCGCGGCGCGGCCTAGGTTACCTCGCGCAGGAGCCCTCGGCGTTTCGCAAGCTCTCGGTGCGCGACAACCTGATGGCGATCCTCGAGTTTCAGCGGCTTTCAAAGGCCGAGCAGGCGCGCCGCGCCGACGAGCTGCTCGCCGAGTTCGGCCTCACGCACCTCGCCGACCACCGCGCCGACACCCTCTCCGGCGGGGAGCGGCGCCGCTTGGAGATCGCCCGCAGCCTCACCATAGAGCCAGCCTTTATCCTTTTAGACGAGCCCTTTACCGGCGTCGACCCCAAGTCGATCCGCGAGATTCAGCTGCTTATCGCCGACCTCCGCTCTCGGCGCGGTCTGGGCGTGCTCTTAACCGACCACAGCGTCCGTGAAACGCTCTCGATCGCCGACCGCGTCTACCTGATGTATGACGGCCGCGTGATCTTCGAGGGGACCCCCGAGGCGTTCGCCGCCGACGAGGCGGTGCGCACCCACTACCTCGGCGCCGACTTTCAGTTGTAA
- the mscL gene encoding large conductance mechanosensitive channel protein MscL has translation MRGFMAEFRQFIAQGNVLDLAVAVVLGASFGAITTSLVEDILMPPIGYLVGGVDFRELALQLGDGVTVRYGAFLNTVVNFVIVAFALFLVVRAASALQKLRRQAEVTAELTELALLQEIRDLLAAQASGAPRTPPEP, from the coding sequence ATGCGCGGCTTTATGGCGGAGTTTCGGCAGTTCATCGCTCAGGGCAACGTCTTGGACCTCGCCGTCGCCGTGGTGCTCGGCGCGTCTTTCGGAGCGATCACCACCTCGCTCGTCGAAGACATCCTGATGCCGCCCATCGGTTACCTCGTGGGCGGTGTGGACTTTCGGGAGCTCGCGCTGCAGCTCGGCGACGGGGTCACCGTCCGCTACGGCGCCTTTCTCAACACGGTCGTCAACTTCGTCATCGTCGCGTTCGCGCTCTTTCTCGTCGTCCGGGCGGCGAGCGCGCTGCAAAAGCTCCGCCGCCAAGCGGAGGTCACGGCGGAGCTGACCGAGCTGGCGCTCTTGCAAGAGATCCGCGACCTCCTCGCCGCCCAGGCGTCCGGCGCGCCTAGGACGCCGCCCGAGCCGTAG
- a CDS encoding VOC family protein: MARTRRFYRALGLTLARDQGTCLIFRVAPGGYVGFCQHDAALPEHPGLILTLVLDDVDGTYARLCERGVPTEAPPRENARFGIYHFFARDPDGYRLEVQRFLEPL; encoded by the coding sequence CTGGCGCGGACCAGGCGCTTTTACCGCGCGCTCGGGCTGACGCTCGCCCGCGATCAGGGGACGTGCCTCATCTTCCGCGTCGCCCCGGGGGGATACGTGGGCTTCTGCCAACACGACGCGGCCCTGCCGGAGCACCCCGGCCTCATTCTGACGCTCGTTCTAGACGACGTAGACGGGACTTACGCGCGGCTTTGCGAGCGCGGCGTCCCCACCGAAGCGCCCCCTAGAGAGAACGCCCGCTTCGGCATCTACCACTTTTTCGCCCGCGACCCCGACGGTTACCGCTTGGAGGTGCAGCGCTTCCTCGAGCCCCTCTAG